The following are encoded in a window of Telmatobacter sp. DSM 110680 genomic DNA:
- a CDS encoding MmcQ/YjbR family DNA-binding protein, translated as MSATNKTQERFDKLSAICFGLPLAAREDQSSHASFKVGKKVFAYYLNDHHGDGIVSVCCKVLPGENVRLIAANPRKFYMPAYIGPRGWVGLRLDRPTVDWTEVKELLLASYTQTAPKKLLQLLEDG; from the coding sequence ATGTCTGCAACCAACAAGACGCAAGAGCGCTTCGACAAATTATCCGCAATATGTTTCGGCTTGCCGCTGGCTGCGCGCGAAGACCAGAGTTCGCACGCCAGCTTCAAAGTCGGCAAAAAAGTATTCGCCTACTATCTCAACGATCATCATGGCGACGGCATCGTAAGCGTCTGCTGTAAAGTGCTTCCCGGTGAAAACGTACGCTTGATCGCGGCGAATCCACGAAAGTTCTATATGCCCGCCTACATCGGACCGCGCGGCTGGGTCGGCCTGCGGCTCGATCGCCCCACCGTGGACTGGACCGAGGTGAAGGAACTTCTGCTTGCAAGCTACACGCAGACTGCACCAAAAAAGCTGCTCCAATTGCTCGAAGATGGCTAA
- a CDS encoding APC family permease — protein MDALSSAAYGPEAALTLLLPLGLLGVKYIVPVSAAIVVLLAIVYISYRQTIDAYPKGGGSYTVASQNLGESVGLLAAAALMIDYILTAAVGISAGVGALISAVPSLQPHTLQLCLGVLLILTIVNMRGVHDTGVVFMIPTYLFTITLLIVIGVGLFHAVTSGGHPHSVTPLPVPPQATAMVGAWLLLKVFSSGCTAMTGVEAVSNGVMAFRDDTRKNAKITLTIIIALLMVLLIGIALLCRAYGIGATNPNGPGYESVLSMLTRAVMGHGGFYYVTIGSVLLVLALSANTAFADFPRLTRAIALDDYMPHVFMLRGRRLLYSWGIYVLVALTATLLIVFRGVTDRLIPLYAIGAFLAFTLSQAGMVMHWKREGGHPWRMFANGLGAFATGITAMVVLVAKFVEGAWITALLVFVMILFMHMVKRHYVRVDIEVNLDRPIQPAQLQEPVVVVPSIGGAALQRRRCHSRSRCQMTFAACTCKPPTCQTKSARTLTGLSPTLCGLPANAFPGSKSCSRLIAMCCSPWWITF, from the coding sequence TTGGACGCTCTGAGTTCGGCCGCGTACGGACCAGAGGCTGCGCTGACGCTACTGCTGCCGCTTGGCCTGCTCGGCGTGAAGTACATCGTGCCGGTGAGCGCAGCGATCGTGGTGCTGCTGGCGATCGTCTACATCAGCTATCGCCAGACCATTGACGCTTATCCGAAGGGCGGCGGCTCGTACACCGTAGCCTCGCAGAATCTCGGGGAAAGCGTGGGTCTGCTGGCCGCAGCCGCCTTGATGATCGACTACATCCTGACTGCGGCAGTTGGCATCTCCGCCGGCGTCGGCGCGTTGATTTCCGCCGTGCCCAGCCTGCAACCGCACACGCTGCAATTGTGTCTTGGCGTCCTGCTCATCCTCACCATCGTGAACATGCGCGGAGTGCATGATACCGGCGTGGTGTTCATGATTCCCACTTATTTGTTCACCATTACGCTGCTTATCGTCATCGGTGTAGGGCTCTTTCACGCCGTCACCAGCGGAGGACATCCTCACTCAGTAACGCCGTTGCCGGTGCCGCCGCAGGCTACCGCTATGGTAGGCGCGTGGCTGCTGCTAAAGGTGTTCTCGTCCGGCTGTACAGCCATGACCGGTGTGGAAGCAGTCAGCAACGGCGTGATGGCGTTCCGCGACGATACTCGCAAGAACGCAAAGATTACGCTCACCATCATCATCGCTCTGCTCATGGTATTGCTGATCGGCATTGCTTTGCTCTGCCGCGCGTACGGCATCGGCGCGACCAACCCCAATGGACCCGGCTACGAGAGCGTGCTCTCCATGCTCACGCGCGCCGTGATGGGTCATGGAGGTTTCTACTACGTAACCATCGGCTCCGTACTGCTGGTGCTGGCATTGTCAGCAAACACTGCGTTCGCGGATTTTCCGCGCCTCACACGCGCCATCGCGCTTGACGACTACATGCCGCACGTCTTCATGCTGCGCGGACGCCGCTTGCTCTACTCATGGGGTATCTACGTCCTTGTTGCGCTCACGGCAACTCTGCTGATTGTCTTTCGCGGCGTCACCGATCGTCTCATCCCGCTGTATGCCATCGGCGCTTTTCTCGCTTTCACGCTCTCGCAAGCCGGGATGGTGATGCACTGGAAACGCGAAGGCGGCCACCCGTGGCGCATGTTTGCCAACGGGCTGGGCGCATTCGCAACCGGGATCACCGCAATGGTGGTGCTGGTGGCGAAGTTCGTGGAAGGCGCATGGATTACCGCACTCCTGGTTTTCGTCATGATCCTGTTCATGCACATGGTCAAGCGGCACTATGTCCGTGTCGATATTGAGGTCAATCTCGACCGACCCATCCAGCCTGCACAGTTGCAGGAGCCTGTCGTGGTGGTCCCATCGATCGGTGGAGCCGCATTACAGAGAAGGCGTTGTCATTCGCGCTCTCGATGTCAAATGACATTCGCTGCCTGCACGTGCAAACCACCGACGTGCCAGACGAAATCTGCAAGGACTTTGACAGGTTTATCGCCGACCCTTTGCGGGCTGCCGGCAAATGCGTTCCCAGGATCGAAATCCTGCAGTCGCCTTATCGCTATGTGCTGCAGCCCATGGTGGATTACATTCTGA
- a CDS encoding fasciclin domain-containing protein: MLHARKTFVTAVTVIAISCSAASLIAQKDPDVGGSPMYANKNIVQNAVNSKDHTTLVAAVKAAGLVDTLQSAGPFTVFAPVNAAFEKLPAGTVDTLLKPENKDQLVKILTYHVVAGKVSSADLVKMIKMGGGKAELKTVEGGKLIASIDDGKVILTDEKGGTATVTIADVFQSNGVIHVVDSVLLPN, encoded by the coding sequence ATGCTTCACGCACGTAAGACTTTTGTGACCGCGGTAACCGTTATCGCGATTTCCTGCTCTGCTGCATCCTTAATCGCCCAAAAAGACCCTGATGTAGGCGGATCCCCGATGTACGCCAACAAGAACATCGTCCAAAACGCCGTCAATTCAAAGGATCACACAACACTGGTAGCTGCGGTTAAGGCGGCGGGGCTCGTGGATACCCTGCAAAGCGCCGGACCTTTCACGGTCTTCGCACCCGTAAACGCCGCATTTGAGAAGCTGCCTGCCGGCACGGTTGACACCCTGCTGAAACCTGAGAACAAAGATCAGTTGGTCAAGATCCTCACCTACCACGTAGTCGCCGGCAAAGTGAGTTCGGCCGATCTCGTGAAGATGATCAAGATGGGCGGCGGCAAGGCAGAGCTCAAAACCGTTGAAGGCGGCAAACTCATTGCCTCCATAGATGACGGAAAAGTCATCCTTACCGACGAAAAAGGAGGCACCGCCACGGTGACGATCGCTGATGTATTCCAGTCCAATGGCGTGATCCACGTAGTAGACTCCGTATTACTCCCCAACTAG
- a CDS encoding DUF2127 domain-containing protein, with the protein MERFGTSNGCEGSSRTLTQSTKHLGFGGGDKPAAFHRDLAARLRSAELPDAGSRKMKETVRSGFELPETMSDFNPHLELERQKHNRWLVLIAAYKFLLAAMFIAVGVGALRLMHKDIDDVISHLGDMLRFNPESRFVNFLYDRATIINDPLLKRIGALAFSYAGVSLLEGIGLYLEKAWGEYLTLAITASFLPWEIFEVFHRLTFVRVGLLVVNLFVFIYLLRIVVSRRKPVEAALTE; encoded by the coding sequence ATGGAACGCTTCGGCACATCGAATGGATGCGAGGGTTCAAGCCGCACTTTGACCCAGTCCACAAAACATCTCGGCTTTGGCGGTGGCGATAAACCCGCCGCATTTCACAGAGACTTGGCGGCTCGTCTCCGTTCGGCGGAACTGCCGGATGCGGGCTCACGTAAGATGAAAGAGACGGTTCGTTCAGGTTTCGAACTGCCAGAGACCATGAGCGATTTCAATCCGCACCTAGAGCTGGAGCGGCAGAAACACAATCGATGGCTCGTCCTCATCGCAGCCTACAAGTTTCTTCTCGCTGCGATGTTCATTGCGGTCGGTGTAGGCGCGCTGCGCCTGATGCACAAGGACATTGACGACGTCATCAGCCACCTGGGCGATATGCTCCGGTTCAATCCCGAGTCACGCTTCGTCAACTTCCTCTATGACCGGGCGACAATCATCAACGATCCGCTCTTAAAGCGCATCGGCGCACTCGCGTTCAGCTACGCGGGTGTCAGCCTTCTCGAGGGGATTGGACTCTATCTTGAGAAGGCCTGGGGCGAATACCTCACGCTGGCAATCACAGCGTCCTTCCTTCCGTGGGAGATCTTCGAGGTATTTCACCGGCTGACGTTTGTGCGTGTGGGTCTGCTGGTGGTGAATCTATTCGTATTTATCTATTTGTTGAGGATCGTGGTTTCGCGCCGGAAGCCAGTCGAAGCCGCCCTCACGGAGTAG
- a CDS encoding division/cell wall cluster transcriptional repressor MraZ, giving the protein MFRGNHPAKVDEKGRLKLPSAFKQLVDANTVTQFYVTSTDGKSAEIWPLPEWEKVEQQLADSSTMDDAVRKYLNVTSYYGQQVEMDNQARLLLPQILRNAAQLDGEVTVFGMRTYLEVHNRGIFEQNLAANLLTADDRKAMAEILRRKS; this is encoded by the coding sequence ATGTTCAGGGGCAATCATCCAGCGAAAGTTGATGAAAAGGGGAGGCTTAAGCTGCCCTCCGCCTTCAAGCAGCTGGTGGATGCCAACACGGTTACGCAGTTTTATGTCACGTCCACCGATGGCAAGTCCGCCGAGATCTGGCCACTGCCGGAGTGGGAGAAGGTGGAGCAGCAACTCGCTGACTCCAGCACCATGGACGACGCGGTTCGCAAGTACCTGAACGTGACCAGCTATTACGGGCAGCAGGTGGAGATGGACAACCAGGCGCGGTTACTCCTCCCCCAGATTCTCCGCAATGCTGCGCAGCTGGATGGGGAAGTAACGGTTTTTGGAATGAGAACGTACCTGGAAGTTCATAACCGGGGAATCTTCGAACAGAATCTGGCGGCCAATCTGTTGACGGCCGACGATCGAAAAGCAATGGCGGAAATTCTTCGCCGCAAAAGCTAA
- a CDS encoding amidohydrolase family protein, translating into MLLTLSAGIPAFSQIESQVAPKPAPVPLVLLGGTITDVSDWGRSALDQQNSIVIIQNGKITDVGSRFLIPVPKGAQVIDCTGKFLVPGLIDGFTGMNSQGQASAHLYMGVTTIVASGDDRRGHIDFSANPSPHLYLLDSVGSTDNWSLLMGHDNWTAKLREGAHPVELSPEDTANQINSTAHLGTRVLWLGWNLTAANTQWIITRAHQLGMVTYGEFISTPYSVGIDAGVDALLHMSRYELGVVPDELQRPLVDDPYGAAANTAYDYAEHLPPSDSHFRNYGHFISTHHAALMPTFSLFYLNLPNHRDLWKEPAASLLNPMNMFMPSNRSTGELDYPLSPWTRHLPNVTVRWMEESQRKKADLSAMRLWRINQTIFTGAPHYLAASGAAAFGTMPGISLHTEMEMLVRIGLSPREALAAATNNYSIQFGWNELGLIAPGRRADVLILDADPTNNIWNVRRISTLIVDGNIIDREGLLKRK; encoded by the coding sequence ATGCTTTTGACGTTGTCGGCAGGCATTCCCGCTTTTTCGCAAATTGAATCCCAGGTCGCGCCCAAGCCGGCTCCCGTTCCACTCGTTCTACTTGGTGGCACCATCACCGATGTCAGCGACTGGGGCCGTTCCGCTCTTGACCAGCAGAACTCCATCGTCATCATTCAGAACGGTAAGATCACCGATGTTGGTTCGCGTTTCCTTATCCCGGTGCCCAAGGGCGCGCAGGTAATCGACTGCACGGGAAAGTTCCTTGTTCCTGGGCTGATTGACGGTTTTACCGGGATGAATAGCCAGGGGCAGGCCAGCGCCCATCTCTACATGGGCGTGACCACGATTGTTGCCAGTGGCGACGATCGCCGCGGTCACATCGATTTTTCCGCGAATCCCAGCCCGCATTTATACCTGCTGGATTCGGTTGGCTCCACAGATAACTGGAGCCTGCTGATGGGGCACGACAACTGGACCGCGAAGTTGCGCGAGGGCGCGCATCCTGTGGAGCTTAGTCCCGAAGACACGGCAAACCAGATCAACTCGACCGCGCATCTTGGCACGCGTGTTCTATGGCTCGGTTGGAACCTTACTGCTGCCAACACCCAATGGATCATTACCCGCGCGCATCAACTCGGGATGGTGACATACGGTGAATTCATTTCGACGCCGTACAGTGTAGGCATTGATGCGGGCGTTGACGCGCTGTTGCACATGAGCCGTTATGAACTCGGTGTCGTGCCAGACGAACTGCAGCGTCCGCTCGTGGACGATCCCTATGGCGCCGCCGCTAACACCGCTTACGACTACGCAGAACATCTGCCCCCCAGCGATTCGCACTTCCGCAATTATGGGCATTTCATCTCAACGCATCATGCGGCTTTGATGCCCACCTTCAGCCTCTTCTACCTGAATTTGCCCAACCATCGCGATCTGTGGAAGGAACCCGCGGCCAGCCTTCTCAATCCGATGAACATGTTCATGCCATCGAACCGGAGCACGGGCGAACTTGACTACCCGCTGTCGCCGTGGACGCGTCATCTTCCTAACGTCACGGTGAGGTGGATGGAGGAGAGTCAGCGTAAAAAGGCTGATTTGTCGGCGATGCGTCTATGGCGGATCAACCAGACCATCTTCACAGGTGCTCCGCATTACCTCGCCGCATCAGGAGCCGCTGCTTTTGGCACGATGCCCGGCATCTCTCTGCATACGGAGATGGAGATGCTGGTGCGCATCGGCCTTTCGCCGCGCGAAGCGCTGGCCGCGGCCACCAATAACTACTCCATTCAATTCGGGTGGAACGAACTCGGACTGATCGCTCCAGGCCGGCGTGCCGATGTCCTCATTCTCGATGCTGATCCCACTAACAATATCTGGAACGTTCGGCGAATCTCCACGTTGATCGTCGATGGCAATATCATCGATCGCGAAGGACTGCTTAAACGCAAATAA
- the dxs gene encoding 1-deoxy-D-xylulose-5-phosphate synthase — protein sequence MGALLETIHSPADLKRLNPAQMAELAEEIRAYLIQTLSKTGGHLGPNLGVVELTLALHTVFDTPTDRILFDVSHQAYIHKILTGRLDRFATIRQPGGLNGFMLRTESEHDCYGAGHAGTALSAALGMAVARDLAGGKENVIAVAGDAAFTNGISFEALNNIADQTKKLIVVLNDNEWSIDRNVGAIARYFHRIVTNEHYNRLHDSARRIVEKIGGKTAVEVVRRAEEAAKSMLWPSIMFEEFGLQYYGPIDGHNLPLLIETFKFLKAENRPVLLHVLTQKGRGFQPALDGQKKFHGLGPYDPETGMTKPAGVPTYAEVFANTLVQMANKNDRIVAITAAMPNGTGLDLFRPHHPKRYFDVGIAEEHAVVFAAGMATRGFRPFCAIYSTFLQRAFDPVVHDVALQKLPVVFCMDRAGLSGDDGPTHHGLFDISYLRGIPDMVLMAPKDEDELADMMATSLTIDGPSAIRYPRGAVADVQCKTEPQPIPVGQAEVLSDGSDVAILGLGPMTTYARELGERLEKDGFSAAVINPRFVKPIDREMLATYARRVAAFVTFEDHVKMGGFGSAVIEALQEIGSAVPVVRIGWPDQFIEHGKIESLRAKYGLTVDEAYTQVMPLLHARKRRTLVAS from the coding sequence ATGGGTGCATTGCTTGAGACGATCCACTCGCCGGCCGACCTCAAGCGCCTCAACCCAGCGCAGATGGCCGAACTGGCCGAAGAGATACGCGCATACCTCATCCAGACACTGTCGAAGACCGGCGGTCATCTTGGTCCCAACCTCGGCGTCGTTGAACTGACACTCGCGCTGCACACCGTATTCGATACGCCCACAGACCGCATTCTTTTTGACGTAAGCCACCAGGCGTACATCCACAAAATTCTTACCGGCAGGCTCGATCGCTTTGCAACCATTCGCCAGCCGGGCGGACTGAACGGTTTCATGCTGCGCACCGAGAGCGAGCACGACTGCTACGGTGCTGGGCATGCAGGGACGGCGCTCTCTGCAGCGCTGGGGATGGCAGTGGCTCGCGATCTGGCAGGCGGCAAAGAGAACGTAATCGCAGTTGCTGGAGACGCGGCATTCACCAACGGCATATCGTTCGAAGCGCTTAACAATATTGCCGATCAGACCAAGAAACTCATTGTTGTGCTCAATGACAACGAGTGGTCAATTGATCGCAATGTCGGCGCGATTGCGCGTTACTTCCACCGGATCGTTACAAATGAGCACTACAACCGGCTGCACGACTCCGCGCGCCGGATTGTTGAGAAGATCGGCGGCAAGACCGCGGTCGAAGTGGTGCGCCGTGCTGAAGAAGCTGCGAAGAGCATGCTGTGGCCTTCGATCATGTTTGAAGAATTTGGCCTCCAGTATTACGGCCCAATTGACGGCCACAATCTGCCGCTGCTGATCGAGACATTCAAATTTCTCAAGGCTGAGAATCGTCCTGTCCTGCTGCACGTGCTGACGCAGAAAGGTCGCGGATTCCAGCCGGCGCTCGATGGACAAAAGAAATTTCACGGGCTCGGACCTTACGATCCGGAGACAGGCATGACCAAGCCTGCCGGCGTTCCGACATATGCCGAGGTGTTTGCCAACACGCTGGTACAGATGGCGAACAAGAATGATCGTATTGTCGCGATAACTGCGGCGATGCCCAACGGCACCGGTCTCGATCTCTTCCGTCCACATCATCCGAAGCGCTATTTCGATGTGGGCATTGCCGAGGAGCACGCGGTTGTTTTCGCCGCAGGTATGGCGACGCGCGGTTTCCGCCCGTTCTGCGCTATCTATTCGACTTTTTTGCAACGCGCTTTCGATCCCGTGGTGCATGACGTGGCGCTGCAAAAACTTCCCGTTGTCTTCTGCATGGATCGCGCCGGTCTTTCGGGAGATGATGGCCCAACGCATCATGGATTATTCGACATCAGTTATTTGCGCGGCATTCCTGACATGGTGCTGATGGCGCCCAAAGATGAAGACGAACTCGCCGACATGATGGCGACATCGCTTACGATCGATGGTCCCAGCGCGATCCGCTATCCACGCGGCGCTGTCGCCGATGTGCAGTGCAAGACTGAGCCGCAGCCCATCCCGGTGGGCCAAGCAGAAGTTCTTAGCGATGGCTCCGATGTCGCGATTCTCGGCCTTGGACCGATGACGACTTACGCGCGTGAACTTGGCGAGCGCCTGGAGAAGGACGGGTTCTCCGCCGCTGTCATCAATCCGCGCTTTGTGAAACCGATCGATCGCGAAATGCTCGCCACCTATGCACGACGAGTAGCAGCCTTTGTGACCTTTGAAGATCATGTGAAGATGGGCGGCTTCGGATCGGCAGTCATCGAGGCGCTGCAGGAGATTGGGAGCGCAGTTCCGGTTGTTCGCATCGGTTGGCCCGATCAGTTCATCGAGCATGGCAAGATTGAATCGCTGCGCGCGAAGTATGGCCTGACTGTCGATGAAGCATACACGCAGGTGATGCCGCTATTGCACGCGCGCAAACGCCGCACGCTGGTTGCGAGCTGA
- the rsmH gene encoding 16S rRNA (cytosine(1402)-N(4))-methyltransferase RsmH — MSTRSERHVPVLLQDAIQFLNVRAGSVIADCTLGLAGHATEIVRRLGPTGRLIGFDRDPEALELAKIRLDQVGAELGSEAPQIELIGEAFSSISSHVKPGSLDGILADFGVSSLQIDEARRGFSFMADGPLDMRQDTRSGPTAAQVVNEANERELADLIYEYGDERRSRRIARAIVRGRPISTTGQLSRIVASAAPAMKQDKIHPATRTFQALRIYVNRELDEIRLLLEAAPKLLKPSGRLVVISFHSLEDRIAKDILREYAHQGSFEVLTKKPVTASEEETDRNPRSRSAKLRAAEKTVTSF, encoded by the coding sequence ATGTCGACACGAAGCGAACGTCATGTGCCGGTTCTTTTACAAGATGCGATTCAGTTTTTGAATGTGCGCGCAGGCAGTGTCATTGCAGACTGCACGCTCGGACTCGCGGGGCATGCGACAGAGATCGTCCGACGCCTTGGTCCGACGGGTCGCCTGATTGGTTTCGATCGCGATCCCGAGGCACTCGAACTCGCCAAGATCCGGCTCGATCAGGTCGGAGCGGAACTCGGCAGCGAGGCACCTCAAATAGAACTTATCGGCGAGGCCTTCAGTTCCATCAGCAGCCATGTGAAGCCAGGTTCGCTCGATGGCATTTTGGCCGACTTCGGGGTAAGCAGCCTGCAGATCGACGAAGCGCGCAGAGGATTTAGTTTTATGGCGGACGGACCGTTGGATATGCGGCAAGATACGCGATCCGGTCCTACCGCCGCACAAGTGGTGAATGAGGCGAACGAGCGCGAGCTTGCCGACCTTATTTACGAATACGGAGACGAAAGGAGGTCGCGGAGAATCGCCAGAGCCATTGTTCGCGGGCGGCCAATTTCAACGACCGGGCAGTTGTCCCGGATCGTTGCTTCAGCCGCCCCAGCAATGAAACAGGACAAGATTCACCCGGCAACGCGCACGTTCCAGGCGCTCCGGATTTACGTGAATCGCGAGTTAGATGAAATTCGGTTGCTGTTAGAGGCCGCACCAAAGTTGCTTAAGCCCTCCGGACGACTGGTAGTCATCAGTTTTCACTCGCTGGAAGATCGCATCGCGAAAGACATTCTGCGCGAATACGCGCACCAGGGAAGTTTTGAGGTGTTGACCAAAAAACCGGTCACCGCCAGTGAAGAAGAAACAGATCGCAACCCGCGTTCGAGAAGCGCCAAGTTGCGAGCAGCGGAAAAGACAGTTACTAGTTTTTAG
- a CDS encoding cyclase, with translation MAYRFATSQWVPIRQEVVFAFFANPHNLPKLMPEASQTRIEELRIVPAHAKGSNTGGAIPHEQIAAGIGSEILVSFRPVPWLPFRASWLARVTKFAWGSHSCDEQVRGPFAQFRHCHQTRTEMQSGVCGTVVTDRIIYALPFGALGRMGSSVVRRELERTFAERQERLVRLITGN, from the coding sequence ATGGCGTACAGATTTGCAACCAGCCAATGGGTTCCAATTCGGCAGGAAGTGGTATTCGCATTCTTTGCGAATCCCCACAACCTGCCGAAGCTCATGCCCGAGGCTTCACAGACGCGCATTGAAGAACTGCGCATTGTTCCGGCACACGCAAAGGGATCCAACACGGGTGGGGCCATCCCGCACGAACAGATTGCGGCGGGCATCGGTTCAGAGATTCTGGTAAGTTTTCGTCCCGTACCATGGCTGCCATTCCGCGCCAGCTGGCTTGCCCGCGTCACGAAGTTTGCCTGGGGCAGCCACTCTTGTGATGAACAGGTGCGCGGTCCGTTCGCTCAGTTTCGTCATTGCCATCAGACGCGTACTGAGATGCAGAGCGGTGTATGCGGCACAGTGGTTACCGACCGCATCATCTACGCTCTTCCCTTCGGCGCGCTCGGTCGAATGGGCAGCAGCGTTGTGCGCAGAGAATTGGAGAGAACATTCGCAGAACGGCAGGAACGTCTCGTCCGATTGATTACCGGCAACTAA
- a CDS encoding DUF4440 domain-containing protein, translating to MRRGFLCAFGLITITACVAANAAWGQLPMPGQQEAPNPLMDPTAKPGKVLLFDLDARFAKDVRERGGAAFADWFSQDAVALNNGQAPVSGLVAIVKSANWDPKVYQLTWTTTDAQMGPSGDMGYTWGHFEGHSKDAAGNPVLTSGRYITMWRKEKDGSWKVVLDAGANEPAAAGDCCKVPNS from the coding sequence ATGAGACGTGGATTTTTATGCGCTTTTGGGCTGATTACAATCACAGCTTGCGTCGCTGCGAACGCCGCATGGGGACAGTTGCCCATGCCGGGACAGCAGGAAGCGCCCAATCCGCTGATGGACCCCACGGCCAAGCCGGGAAAGGTTCTGCTTTTCGACTTGGATGCGCGTTTCGCCAAGGATGTTCGTGAGCGGGGAGGCGCGGCATTCGCAGACTGGTTTTCGCAGGATGCTGTCGCTCTCAATAACGGTCAGGCCCCGGTCAGCGGATTGGTCGCCATCGTGAAGTCGGCCAACTGGGACCCTAAGGTCTATCAACTCACGTGGACCACCACCGATGCGCAGATGGGACCTTCCGGTGACATGGGATACACATGGGGACATTTTGAAGGACACAGCAAGGATGCCGCAGGCAATCCGGTGTTGACATCGGGCCGTTACATCACGATGTGGCGGAAGGAGAAAGACGGAAGCTGGAAAGTCGTCCTTGATGCCGGCGCCAACGAACCCGCAGCCGCAGGCGACTGTTGCAAGGTACCGAATTCCTGA